The sequence below is a genomic window from Phoenix dactylifera cultivar Barhee BC4 chromosome 8, palm_55x_up_171113_PBpolish2nd_filt_p, whole genome shotgun sequence.
ttgcatcgaataaattgttaatgaatttatatgtgatttatgaattttacgagatgatgatttgaatgaaaaatggatatgtaaactggaataatatttttcggactattgctatatttactgttcttgcattgtatatgcatatttagatcggataTGATACATGTATTATGTTACcgaaagaattttgatgtttctcagatttagaactctcagcctgactatgttctggaccctgccaattgggggttatgcattggcaattctggccccaccacagaatataagtgtggtattcactccgcagggtataagtgcggtattctggcccactccgcagggtataagtgcggtattctggcccactccgcagggtataagtgcggttctgtttctggcctagccgcagggtataagtgtggtcgtagttaaaagctgatgagatgaatgtgatttgtttcgaatcagatttatgattatgtatatggatatttgaaagatacggatttcaatgaatttgtgcttgaaaagaaattgattatgttattatgttgattcatcgtaatttgtatttatatcttatgttattatatgaattgactagttaaggtgtttattacttactgggctgtctagctcatcaTACGATTTCTTACTGTTTTTACAGATCCGAAGAATTAGCTCGATCTGGGGTTTTACAATATGGGAGAGCGAATAAAAGAATTAtgacacaagttatcttagattaggttttatttaaattaatgttctatctttattgttccgctgtgCATTGAGAACTGTGAAACTTTATAATTTGTATCAGTCagtggaataagattgcatttatttcagctgaattattttagttatatatttgagatatttggttaagatgcctgaattattttggatttatataattgagatgtttggtttagatgccttgcatgttcgtagggagagtttcctacgggtgtgcggcggttggcgcgacccccggctcgcgatctcgggccgaGGGCGTGACAATTCTCATAAAGGATGTGATTCAGATGCTGCTAACATTTCTTTAGACAATTGGGATTCTCTTTcagtctttctttttcttcacttGATACTTGATAGTCAATTGAGAAatcaatattaattttgaaaattgGTCCATGAAATAGAAAAAAGGTTAGACAACTGTCATAATTTTCCGATCACTGCCAAGTCAAATTACAATTTCTAGTCCTAGTACACAATAAATCAACATCAGTTCAGGAAACTAAATGGCCTAACGATTGACCCATATATCATCCTCCAAGGCCCCCTTGGATTGCACCCCACATCATACCCAATGATAATCATCAAGCCAAAATATTGTCCTGATCTAATAACACCTATTTCCCAAAAAATGACTAGCTTCAGGTCTAACATACTGGTGAAAAATACTCATATttcaattggattagaatttgtttttaaatcattagtctctttaccatggtctgccgtaccggtacgTACCAGTCCGGCCTGGGATCCGTatcggatcagcgtggaatccggtaccgctAGCTTATCGTTGGAGAATCGGTATGAGACCGGTAcagaccggtacgggaccggtatgtaccggtccgggccgccaccggtacgccgactggTACCATTATGGTGGACCTTGCTCTTTACTATATTAGGAGTACATAATTAAGTTGGCTGTTTGGAATGCTGTGGGTTTAATTTGGGTTAAGTTAGTAATAACAAATAAACTGGATGCGGAACAGTTGCTATTCTAGCATTAGCTTAGTTGTAGAGTGATCTGGTTTCTGCAAATATCCTCCTCAAAACATTGTTCCAAAATTTATCTATGTGAATGCTTATTTTCTACTAGACTATTCAAAGTTCTTTTTCCACAAAATTTGCTCTAGCAGTTAAAACAAGTTACTTAAACTCAACAAAACAAATGGTCAAAGGAGGCTAACACCATCTAAACTAAAAATTCCACGAAGGGTAAACCTACAGTACATACGATAAATCATAAAaccatttgaaattttgaattgatGACTAAACTGAAAGCAGTATAGATAAGAAATCTGAACGCGCGCAATCAGGaagcatttaaataaacaaACAATAAATTGCAGGAACAACAAAACAATACCATTATTTTTGTCAAGTTGGGGAGGCCGCACAACAACATGCATAGTGATAACACCACCTGGAAGCTCTCCAACAGGCACTCTGGACTCCGAAAGTGTCTGGTTGTTCTCCAATATTTTTCCGGCATTAATGAGTTTCACATCATTTATTGTTTTGGGGGTAATTTCTTTGTCTGTTGATAATGTAATGTTCAGTAACAGAAGCATCAAATACATAACCAAATAACAATATCACAACTAGACGATCAGAGAgactaaatttttaaataagaaATGGCAGCCCATTTTTCTACTTTAAAGTGAGATACAATGATAATATGATAAATGGAGATACTGTCTATTATTTTGCAAGTTAATAAGTTACTATGTACCCATGAAACGGAAGATCATTGATGGAAATCAGGAGTCCAGGTTTTTGTCTTGTTGTGTAAGTGGTGTGCAAGCACGGATGTGTAAGATTGTAGCATCATCCATAACTTAATAGCATGTGATGAAAATGTTgtccatgatgatgccatgggcATTTGGCACCACATATTTGTCGTATGCAGTTAAATaatcacagttggttttccataTAGTGGTTAGGACATGTGTGAAAAAGAGCTCCTTTTTTTGATATTCTCCAAACAGTGCCCTATGTACTTATTACTGAATCCGCCTAGCTGCCAGGAGACTTCTGTTTGATCCATATCCGACAGGTAACAGTTTCAGGTTCCCCAAGAAAACCTATGTTCATCTCTTAATCCTAGTCTCCTTGGATTAACACACTCCATGTAAACCTGACAATATTTGAGGGTTTACATTTATCAGTCAACCGATAACTAAAAGACTGATATACCTTATGAAGATCCAAAATTACTACTCGGTTCCAGCTTACTGATCTCAGCAAGAGTTCTCTTTCTTTAGATTTTACTCTTAGCTACCATGCTGTCCGACACAATAACCATCCTCTTCTCTCGGATATCTTGATTATATACCTTCATCTGCCAACCATTGGAAGCCAAGAACTATTCTCCTTCCCAGTAGACCAAGTTTTCAACATGAGCAACAAAATCCAAAGTAGTCAACATTTCAGCAGGAAGGAAACTGACACATTCACAAATATGAAGGCATATACTCAAAGCATAATCATAGACAACCACAGATGTTCTTCATACGGCTGCAATCATGTTAATTATGATTAACAGCCTACGTCTCCTCAAGAAATAGTACATATCAAGAGGGTGGCTAGATTCCTAGGTTCATACAGTGGTAATCGATAAATATTTCATCCCAAATTGTGAGGAAATGGAAGGTTGGTACTTGGCTGAGTAGCACTTTGCACATTTGCAGAACATACAATATGACGGACCTGAGGACCATCACAGCTACTTTATATGATTCGCTTGAGCTTATTCCCTCTGCAGAGTACAAAGCTATCTTGAAGCACCATGATATAGATATCCAAATGCATGCCCAAGATTATTGCATTTTGGTATCAGACTCATGGTGTAGAGCCATAAGACAAAACTTCAATGATCAGGTAAAAGTTTTTGCGTTAAAAAGAATTGTGGTTATCTTGTGAAGGTTTGTATCCCATCAAGTAAATTCTTAGAGTTAATCGTTCATATCATTTGCTCTGTAAGGGATATCTGAAACAATGGACCTATCTGACCACTATGTGGGTTAAATAGATGCTCCAATTTGGACAACCAAAAAGGCCAGCACGTGGATTACAAAACTTGAACACCTTGCTTTACCATTTTGGGTCCAAAAAAACTTCCTTCCTCTACAACTAAATAGAACAGCGGAATACTTGACAGTATGCTGTTCTTATGGTGCATCAGTCCAGTATCAGTGATGAGCTCCTGCGTCATGTACTTGTGCTGTTAGCAACATGGCatgcaaattttttttcaaaaaaatggcAATGCGAGATTTAAGCATTAAAGACAGCATACTCTTAACAGTTCAATGAATCCATAGATATCTAAGAATGGCTGTGAACAGGAGGAACAAGAGAAGATGGTGGAGAGTATCAAATGGATGGATGGCACCAATCAAAGCATGTGCCTCTGTCAGAGTTCTTGCAAAAGAGTCATTAAAAACCAGTGGATTAAGTGCTGGATGTAACAGAATTATCAGGAGATCTAAGATGAGGATTGTCCCATCTCACCGCACAAGTGTGTGATCTTTTTAAACCAGAGATTCAGAAGTATTAATCATAAAAGTCAGGAAAACCACATAAGGACAAGAGAAACAAATCCAACCAAGCTCAGTGATATGACTATTTTTGTTAGCTAAATATCTACTCAAAGGGGAAGTTGCACCAATAACAATATTACATATCTGATCACAATTTAACTCATGATGGACAATATAAACATTATTGCATACAAGCATCATCCCACCAAGGTGGTGCAGCCCATATCAATTTAATGGAAGaggggagaaaattaaaagccaCATTACTAGTGTcaatatatttcaaaaacaatATAATTACATTGGTAAGGTGCGATTTTTGGTGAGAAGAAACCTGAGCAACTGCCATGCTGATACCAATCTACAGTACAGGTCACCATGAATCTAAAGAGATATGACTGTCGAACCTCACATCAGATATTGGTCATGAACAGCTAACCAAAAAGTCATGCGAGCACCTAAGCTATAATTATAACTCAACATCTGCAGCATAAACAAATATGTCAAGCTAGATGACCCTAAAAGATTTCTCGAAGGCCTATAATTAAAGGAATAAGTTAGAACTAATAGGATTAAAATCATTGGACTCTGACATAAATTTTACTCACCCCAATCTTACCTACAATATAAGTGTACAACATAtgaaaatttttaagaaaatctaATCCTACTTAAAATTTACAAAGGCCATCGTGCTCTTACCTTGAGGCCACCGAGCCAGTATGACTTCTTTGAGAGATGCCACGGTGGTCGAAGGATCATACTTGTCCGGCCCAATGTCAGAGCCATCAAAAAGCCTAAACTTAAGCTCAATCGAATCATCCTCTGCCATTGGAAAAGGAATGGAAAATAGAATCCTCAGCTCAAATTCTCATGATTCTTGCTCTTGAGACATTGAATTCTACCATAACCCACACAAACTAATCAAGACACAATCTAAAAAGAAAACCGCTCAAGATCCAGATCAAACCACACGATTCTAAGGAAGAAACAAATCATATAGCTGCACCAAAATCACTACTTCCCCCCTCCCCGCCacccaaacaaacaaaaaaaaaaggatctttAAAAACCAAAACAAAACACTAAATCGCTTTCTAAAACATTGGAATCCTCTAGATTTTCCCCGAGAAAACTCGGATCAAATTAACAGGGCCCACGTCGAGAGATCGCTCCAAAATCCCGTTTTGACGCCATTTCTCGCATCAAAATTAGATTTTgcgcataaaaaaaaatcaccgaGGAAGATTTAAGAGAAGAGCTCTAGTATTCTTTCcaaacctctctctctttccgtaTGTGTGCTTTTGTGGGCCTTTATCTATGGAGAAGGAACCAAGGTACACGGCAAACTTCTCGAACTAAAAAAAATTGACTGAATCTATTCCCCCCTCTCTAACGAAGACGCCAAGACCAAGGAAAGAAGATCACGTGGCTGCCCActaatatttcttttatttaaagagaagaagaaaaataaaaaatttcctGCCTGAATGATTCCAAGGCTTTAAAACATAACGGCGTTATCCCGTTGGAACGGTTGTGAAGGTTATCGCTGCCGACGGTTATGATGAAAATAATAAGACCCGTTAATCATCCTGGTTCAGCCTCAGACAAGTTTTTGGATCAAAAATCTCAACTCCTAGCACTCAATTACTACAACAAAACATatcaataataatattaaatcagcAAGCGCTTTTCtccttaaattaaaaaaaaaaacacatgatGTGTGCCGCATCATGAAGAAAACTAATGAAGAAAATTGACAAATGGCAacgttttggaaaaaaaagatcACAATCTAATAATGAAAAGATTGCGTAACAAATATTATTTGCTTCATGTAGCAATAGCTGCTATCCGATGACCCACTATATATTCCAGTGCTACAATGGCTAGGCTTTGGTTCCAATCTTCAAATAAGAACTTGGGGGCTCGTTCGACTTTATGCTGGTTAGATGTAAGGTCGATCATGTTCCACTTCACCCCATGGCACTAACCTCAGGGTCTATATATTGTCGCAGAAAAAAGACGCTTAGATACGCTTAAAGTCTTATTACCGTGTTCTCTTCGCTAGCCGGGACGGCCAGGATAGGCAACTCCATTTACAGGATGGCATTCGTAAACGGATGAAACAGCAGCAGGAGTGATTCATGGAAGGGTGGACTCTAACAAGCATGCTATACTCTAATCTCCCCATTACATAAAGAGTAGATGGTTCTCTTATaatatttcttttaactttttttcATATATTGACAGATAAAATTCATTGATAAATATGAAAGGAACATATCTTTCCCTAGGCACAATGCCCCAAGATTTCGAAGCTATAACAAATGCTGGAGTTGATCCCAAGTTTTCAGTACAACCACCACCAGACTTCACTTGCAAGTTAATATACACCTTCACTTATAAATATATTGCTCCATATCTACAACAGAACATTCTTGTAAACATGGGTGAAAAATGGTCCTCTCTGAATTCTAATTCCTTGGCATCTTCTGGGAAGAGTGTGGCATCTCATCAGTGCGGTTGGTTTCATTCATTAGGTTAAATCTCACCATCTTTCTGAGGGACCATCACAAAGGTTCCACCAGCATTTTGTTCGTAGAGAGCTACCACAACTTAAGCTGTTCAAAAATTCAGGCTACTAAAGAGGTGGATCCTTCATTGGTTTAAATAATTCTAAATTGTTCTTAAGTTGCATTCATTTAATGATGGAGAGGCATAATGCAAAGCCTTTAAATTGCCGCATCTAAATCTGGTGGTTGGAGGTCTGGCAACAAACCATTTGCATGAAATCATATCTCAATAGCAGGAAACCTCTACCTAGGTTGCTGCTCTCATTTTAAAATCACCCATGCTTTGACCATTCTTCCAAACATTTcttcattctttttctttcttttccattctcttttcttcctcctttcctgtCTTTTCGAAACATTCGCTTCCCTGTTTCCATACCCTAATCTGCTTCTGCACCCACTCCAGCTTCTTCTAAGGATCAAACTATTACTCTGCATGCCATCCTTTAATTCCAGGATCTGATTCTCACTAGTAGCTTATAACAACTAATTACTCCCAAGAAAATAAATTATACAACATAGATCGTAAAGACGATGACAATATTTGTCGGGCCTTGCAACCATATAAGCATTCCTTTTATCAGATATCAACCAAGCTATCATAATGTATAATTGCTGCTGGCTATCAGTATGTCCATTGGacaaaaatgacaatatgcaatacTGTAGAGACAGATTGATCAAGAAACCGTAATCTTTTAAAGGATTCTCTAGAAATCTAAGAGCCTCCATGGGGGCTTCAGATTGGAACAGCACGGGCACCGGATGAGGTTGTCAAAACAAGATTCTTTAGTTTGTGACCATTCCTCAAAAGGACAGCTTCAAGTCCCACGGCAGACCTGACAATCAACTATTCACACTGTTCGCTGTCCTTGATGTTCTGGGTAACTTGGAACACATGCAGATCACAATTCAAATGGTTTTGATAATTCTGGGCAAGTTAAAGAAAATCCTTTTATCCTCTTACTGAGCATTCACCAGTCATTTGTTTAGGAAACAAATCTCAAAGACATTTGAAGATATGCTTACAGACACTTTCCATGTTTTAATTTATGATGCATGACATGGATTGCTATGCCGTATATCCAACAGAATGTTTTAGATGCATGGCACAAACTGACCTGATTATAACCTTTGGATCTGTTACAGTCCTTCACAGCCAAATCAGATAATGGAATTTTGATTCCAGGTGCTGATAATGCTAGTCTAAGTTCAGGGCCTACATCAAAATTGTACTGTGTCCAAATGGACAAATTGGCCTGTCTCTACTTATTCTTGATGTCTTCAGATTTAAAATATACTGCATGCCTGTGATTGGACTCTTCATGTGCATGTTTGTAAGAATATACAAAGAAGTGGTTGGGCAATCAAGAAGAGGCAAATCATTCTCCTCTTTCTTTATGTTGCATAGATGACTGTGGCCCACCTGCCTCCCTTGTCGCTATAAATTTGAGTTGACCTAATTGTTTGATGTCCCCATGTAATTCACTCTCCATCAGCATGCCAAAAACCTATTGTTGCTGTGGCTGTAAGCAATTTGAACACGGCTCCACATTCAAATGGAGAACAAGTAAATGACTCAGGCCAAGCCTCAAAACAATAAAGAGTGGAAGAAACTGACTTTAGAATAGTCCAAAGAATTCCCGAAGCCTCGGACATGGTCTCAGAGACATACAAAATCCAGTAGCTGTGTCTTCAGATATGTTTACAACTTTTAACTGTAAAATTTACAGCATTTGATCATACcaatgtaaagcagaagaaaattaTAATCTGCAATATGGGGTCATATTTATCTTGATAGGGCACGAAATACCCAAGTTCATAAATTTGAAGAACATTGAGACTCGAGAGATAATGCATGGACCAAGAACAAGCTTGTGTTTCAGGCTCCGCATGAAACTTGGGAGGGGGTAAAATCACACTAAATTATATTGAAATTTAATATTGTGAGGAAAAGCAAGCAAAGATAATGTGTACAGACACAAAAAATAAGTTGGAATTCTGTAAGTAAGAACTGATAATCATGATATAATAGATAATTTGAGTCactaaattatatcaaattctGTCAAAAAAATGGCACTTAGAAAGATTCAGCCTGGAACCAACTTCAAGGATCTTCAAATCATGTATAAATTTGGTCAGTAATGGTGCCATCATGAACTTTATGCCTGATGCGGTGCAGTTTCCAGATACATGTATCCATGCAATACATGGTGGAAGCATTTAACTTATTATAAAATTACTATCGCTGATGTCAAAATAAAGACTCAGACAGCAAATAGTTTCAAACAGGGTGCCTAAACCTCCCAACAGAATAAAGATCAAGCCACCACCAATACCTGGACCCCAATGTTCAGCAGAGCCTAAACCTCCCAACAGAATCAAACAGCAAAAGCCAAGAGCTATGATTCCATTAATTCCATATTTCAAAGTTCCAGGATCTCTACCATGCAAGCATCACACAATTTCAAAATTCATGGAGTAGTATGCTAATTATTATTACAGCTAAAAAAGGCTTTTAGGCAAGTGATAGTATTTCACAGTGCGGAACACCAGAAGGACAGGTGCTGCAATAACAAGTTATTTTCTTGGAAGTGCATCCACTCAAGCAAATAATAAAGAGAAGGATTCTCACACGAGAACCTCGATAAACTAAGTCGCGAACAAGCTGAAAAAGAGAGCCTAAACTACAGATAAATTTACATTAACTGAAACAATCCAAAACATACATTatgtatattaataaaatataggCATGGAAATATGCAAGAGCCTTTGAATGTCTCTACCTTGCAATCCCTTTTGTTGTGAAGCTATACCTTGCAGTCCTTGCTGGTGAATAAACAAGGATAATAAGAAGCCTTGTGATGCACCTTACACTATTTTAACCATGATTAAATATCACAGATTCCAATATGCTAACATTCTGTGGCTACTATCTATAGAGGCAAAGTCCCTAATAGTAACAGCGGATCATTGAACAGTGCACAGTCAGCAGTCTTTTGATTCACGCTGAGAGAAGAAATCATCTTGCAGAGTTGATAACTTGCTACAATAGTATCTAAATTTATAGCTTCTCCTCTAGAATCAGCATAGAAATGAATAAGTGCCATTGCCTTACCCCTGCTGACAGTATTGATAACATTATATAGAAGTTACATAGCTTATCTCATTATCCATCAACCATCACAACATGCAGCCTCTCTATCTCTGTGTGTGTGCATGTCCCAAAGTAAAGCAATCTTTGCTACTCAATGAATACCTATAATActtccatcaaaaaaatatatatacacataataAGGAGAAATGTACAGAGAGCTATTCTAAAGCTTTAACACTTAATACCATACTTGACGAATTTAATTCAATTTTTTGAACTAATGATTTTTAAAGATTTGGCATGAATGGAAACTTTCCTTAAGGGAAGAAAGCTTTCAAAATTCTACCATAACATTTGCTGAAACACAACTTTTCTTGCATATATATTATGTCTATGTGTAAACATACGAGAACATATGTTTAAGAGGTCCTAATACAATTCCAATATGATTTagaggggaaaaagaaaataatggtcAAGTCAATTTATGATACATGGAAGGAGCACGTTAGGCTTAGAGATAGTGCAGGTTTTGCAAAATGCATAACAACATGTTGTGCTAATTTTCCCCTCTATGTATTCAACCAAAGTTGAATATACACCAATTTATCAAATTACATGACCAGTCACACTGAATGCACCAACCATGGGTGTTAATTTGACCAGCTAGGAAATCTTGTTATACTGCATTATGTTGTATAAAGGTGATTGATGTCTCTCCCAGCGCATATGAGCACAAGGGTAACAAGAATTATTTCTAATATTATCCCTTCCAGTTTGGTGTTACATTTGTTCATCTTCTGCTCTCTTTCCAGGAGGAAATGCAGGTAACATGAGTATATAGCACAAATTGTAATGTATTTTGGAAAGATGATCTAACTCAATCATCTCATAACAGTTTATATCTAGCAGTGATAAGCTTATCTTTTGGTTCATGCCTAATAGCAACGGAAATATTCACCACATTTCCCTCATAATAATCATGTCCAGATTACAGCATAAACAAAAGAGTGCAGTTTAAAACTAAATTTCATCTTTACCATTAGCATAAAAGTACCATTCGTTTCAGCCTGATGTCTATAAGTTTTCGCTCCTCATCAATCTTCACTTTCTTCAAATAGTACTGGTCGGGCATTATACAGCAATACTGCTTTGTAGTATTCTGATGGGTACACTGTAcatcttaaaagaaaattctatcAAGGTTCCTTTCAATCATCACTTGCTAAGTCAACTGACAGCAGGGTTACCATATCAAACAAGGCCGTGACAGATTGCAAGACTCCCTTTCAGTCATCAAGGTCCGGCTGGTACAACATGGTAGAGAATCTTTCAATGGAGCTGCATATTATTTGGCACCAGCACATGCAAATACCTATTACAGAACCATGGCAAGTATTGACAGGTCACTGGCACAGAAAAATGTTACTAAAAGCAGCACTTTAAGCCATGTGAAGATTTACTTAGACCCATTTATTAGAGACAGAAATTTTACATTTAATGGTTCCAATTAGGCATATTTTAAACACTCAAACAAACTTTATACCCTTCTAAACATATCTAGCATAAGCGATCAAAGCTGTTGGGAAGACACAACTTGTGAACATGTCTGTCACACTTTTTGATGGTTAAAAAAAAACCGAACACTCAAATCAGCAATAATGTATTTAAATAGACAAAAAGCAAAgtcaagaagatcaaaagataaTGTAGGAAATATCAAAACTTGCCATTAACAAATAATCTTTATCAGGTAAATTCGAAAAAATTAATCTGCATTCTATATTTTTTGACCTTTATCACGGTGTATTGCTGCAGATGACCATGGCACAATTGATATGGGCCAATACATATCGATGCGGCAGCAAGTCGATGCATGTTTATCTACTGATAAGAATTCGAATAAATGCATGGTTGCACTCAAAGACACTGTCCTAATGTTGCACTCAACTtgcttttttgtcttttttcccCTAAAGCATTTGAGAGGTGGGAAGACAGAAACAACTTTTAAAAACATGAACTTCTCATTTTCCAAGTACAGAGACACAAGTTATCGAGTTGCCTTTAGATGGTGTCAAAACTGTTTGAAACTAAAATTGCGGACGTCTTAAACAAATGTTTGCACTATTATTGTAAGACAATTACATGGTTGCATACAAGCACACATGCAAAGTGGTTTTGTCATCTCAATATTTTGAGAGGTTCTCAAGCTAGATTTCTTTTGAACACCATGGAACTTAACACTTTAGACTGATAAGGaagcttcaatttttttttttgtagaactCAACTTTAATCTTCCATATAAGTTTCTATAACTTCAGTATCACCACATTTATATTTGATGTGGTCAGGGTATTGTTTCTAGGTTCTTGGATCAAGGTAAATAGAAATAAATGGAACATAATGAACAGATAGGTATGAAGATCTGCAAAAACTTTTTAATCAGGTGATTAATTTGCTATAGGTGGCAGAGTGCCAAGAGTCTTAATACGAGCAATTTGTAGGCTAGAGAAAAAACATATACAACAACCCATTGTATTCGCCTGCAATTGATATTTGGAGATCATAAACGTAGACAAACATTCTAACCATGAAATCCTTTATGATAAGTAAACAGATTTAAGAAAGTTAGCATATAGTCTCTTGGACATCATTGTGAGCAAGATTCCAGCAATATGCAAGATCCAGAACTAGTAAAAACCTCAACCTTGATGCAAATGAATTATACAATGAACCTCCTGTAAGAAACTCACATTTGCAACCCATATACAAAATCAAGTAATACTTTGCGGTTATAACCTTGATGTTAAAGGCTTGGGCTGACAAGCACAATGGCGTGGGTTCGAGTCCTAAGGCAGCCATtttgtgttaaaaaaaaagtcaaaggTTAGGTCTGTCCCCTGTTCACTTCTCCTAGGATCCTGCATTGTTGGGAACATAACTAGGAATGACATTTTTTTGAAACCTCCATTGGCTATAACAGTGCTAGAACTTGTGATTGTAAACACTCAAACATTTCCCATTCTAGTAGCTAGCCAACATATGCCAGATTGAGTCATGGTTTATTCAA
It includes:
- the LOC103713315 gene encoding membrane-anchored ubiquitin-fold protein 3 isoform X2, whose product is MAEDDSIELKFRLFDGSDIGPDKYDPSTTVASLKEVILARWPQDKEITPKTINDVKLINAGKILENNQTLSESRVPVGELPGGVITMHVVVRPPQLDKNNEKQLGDAQKQSRCTCTIL
- the LOC103713315 gene encoding membrane-anchored ubiquitin-fold protein 3 isoform X1, producing the protein MAEDDSIELKFRLFDGSDIGPDKYDPSTTVASLKEVILARWPQDKEITPKTINDVKLINAGKILENNQTLSESRVPVGELPGGVITMHVVVRPPQLDKNNVCTEKQLGDAQKQSRCTCTIL